The Nicotiana sylvestris chromosome 6, ASM39365v2, whole genome shotgun sequence genomic sequence tgtagataggaatcttgtaaatCATAATTGATAGGCATAGCTAGCTTAGCTTCGATTTTCcctttttggtgtaataaggaagttAGCAAGCAatagcaagcagtagcagcagcagcaacaacggTAATAGTAAAAccacagctcctggtagtcccagttaccaaaacttcccgaactacattgacctgattcctttttagccaaggatatgtaggaaaccttcgaagcagaggttcggtcaaaatctttcaaaaaatacttcacacggagtagtcaaaCGGacaaaatcgctcgtatccgctcactttatctttgtacgaaaaccctgcatgttttcgaacaaagaggggcagctgtgagcacatgatttttgctctcatgacaattactccaaaaaaaatcaaaaataaaaacaaattgtCTTTGTGTATAATCTTTAGAATCTGCGTGGCATTTCGGATAATTATTTGTAGTTTTGTCTGTgatcatttattttttaattaaaaatacaaaaaatatgttgcatgaatttaggattttattcttcaattaggaattaattaaataatatttggaATGAAAAGCACAAAAATGtcatttttggtaattttgtcatttctattgtttaatggtgtgattttgtttaattaatatttgaTATTTTGTGTTAATTATTGCTAAAAATCAATTAATGTCTGTGTAATATAatttttgttttataatttatttttaggatttttgtaAATTCGGAATTAAactaggaattaaaaaggaaaagaacaaaaatagaaaagaaaattggaCTGGGCCATTTCATTTTTGgggccaaaatcaggcccaaacgaGACCTGTACCCGGTCCAAACCTTCAGCTCTCAAAAACGCATCAGACGACGTCGTTTCGAGACCAGCGAATCTCGACCGTTCATCCATCctcatccaacggtccagatcgTCCAACCCTCACCCACATCCATTTACCCGTCCCTGACCCGTTACTAATCCGGACCGCCCCACCATTGGTTTTTAATCAGAGATGTTGGATCCCCTCATCCAACAGCCAAGATTAAGAAGTCAATTCTTAATGTGTcaaagaccccccccccccaaacccttttTACCCGTTTCATTCCCAAACACCCCCCCCTTAGAGACGAACCAAACGACCTCGTAACCCTAGCACCGCCTTTCCAccccctcaccataaacccgtCGGCAACAAAcccggtgaccaccaaaataacacccctgagcCATCTCCCCATCCACAACACGAATCCATGACCCTTGTACCTCGAATCATCCCCcgccgtctcgaatcttcatttgaagattcgatcGGAACCCTGAAACCACCCCAATCTACCCCTAATTAACACTACACCACCACTAGGTTTCCCTCATCCCTAAACCATCAACAGATTCCCTCGGATCCCGTTGGATctcctcgaatcttcgatcaaaatCTCCCCTCCAAGCCCTAGTTGTTCCTTTAACCCCAGACTAACACCCAATAATCCTCTTTACCTCCTCGTCCTTAATCCCTAACCAAATTGGCTCGAACATGAGTAAAAACCATCGAATGACGGATCTAGGGTTTCAACGTTTCAAGACATATCAAAGCCTCAAGGTCAACTGGTTTCTATTCAGTATTGTAGGCCTATTTCTCACGAAATAGATGTATGATACTGACTAGGACTCAAGTTCAAAAGGGCATACTATTGAAATCCGAGGAAAGAACAGTAAAGTTCTCTTtaatttcttttgtttccttCTATAGTTTGTTTGTCTGTTTTAAATTGTATCTTTGTCTTGATTTGTTTCTGGGCATTTGTTCAGTACTTCTTTCCTTCTCATCAGACCGTTTATTGGGTCCAGTTTCTCTAATTGTTTGTTTATATGCTGTAAACTGTTGGTCAGTTTATTAGTTCGTTATGTGTGAGTCAGTTTAACATGATAGTTAGTTTTAATCCTGGTTTTGATTTCATAGTCCATTtcagtagttttcttttgttgtttaagTAATGTATGATTTTGGTTCGGATTGTCCCCTATATGTGATGTGTGGCTTCTTTGTTTTTTGATATTCATCAATCTTCTTTAAGTTCAATATATCGCAGGATTTCCTTCACTCTATTTAGCATAATTTGGAATTGTGAATTAATCATTCCCATAATGTGCCACTGTTGACTGGAAGTTTGACCTGGATAGTTCAATAGGTTTGTGTTCTGATTCGTGGTAATGCTGTTATTGGGTTTTCTGTTAAGCATTGATGAATTTTAGTTTCAGTTTTTAGCTTCAGCTTCAATGTTTCTGCTAAGCTCTTTTGTTTGTTGATGTTGATTTTGTTTTGAAGTTTCAATccagaatttaggagtttgaattggttatagctgcagttttaatatagatttcagagttttgtttggattgataTAGAATTACTGGCCCTGTTTATTCATTTTAGATTTTGGACATCAGAAAGCATGTGAATTGTATTTCTTTAATGAATTAAAGttaacttgacagcatgtgctgtcaggacataTTCATGCTGCCCATACttgtttaattttaataaagGAAAACCATTTTAATAATGAAAAAGAGGGCTGTCAGGGGAATCTGATGGGGAATACTTTTCTTTTGAgctttgagtggaaaaacagaaggAATAACATGGGAGAGAATCAGTATTTTATTTGACTAAGTGCTCTAAGAGCTGGAAAGGGAGGTCTGTGTGTGATATATAAAAAGAGGAGAGTTGATTCTGGGGAGGAGGAGGGTTCTAGATAGAGAACAAAAGGAAAAGCAAAGAAACCCCCTGGGAAAAACTCTAAAATTCCAGAAAAGGCACTGTTCCATTGTTTAAATTCACATTCAGTTTGAGATTTAGGCTCAACCAAACCTACTCTAGGCTTGTTTGTTTGAGTTGTTTGTTGTCAGATTTGTCCTAGTTGATTTCAAGTTGGTGTTTGGTCTATTTCCAATTGATTTTGAGTCGATTTGTTTAGCtcttttgggttttcttttctaAAACATTTATGGATCTCTGAGTTTCATTGGGCTATTTCTTATTTGTCCCATATTGCTGATTGTGGTGCCACTACTGTTATTTGttatctgctgctgctgatttaCCTCTCCTTCTTCTCACTTTTCAattcaggtacacattcgaattAAGCTTTGATGTAGCTTTGAGTTGAAAGATTGAAAAAATGGAAATATTCATGCTTTGGCCTCCACATCTGTGCTCATGTAGTTTACCCCGCATCTGTGCTTTAAAATATAGATATTAGTTGATGTGTAATTACTTAATATaagtttatttttgtttgatatcgTTTGGGGAGGTAAACTGTAtaatttgatttggttttggtttgtTAATGAACTATCTAGTTTGCTAAAATTTTGTTTAGTCAATAACTTTAATAACGTCATTAGTTTAACTGAAAGCTTTAACAATAGAATTAACTGGTTCTAGATCCGTATTTTACAATTAATCGTTAAACAGTCGAGTAGTGGACTAATTTCAATTcatttgtatttatttttggattgtcTTGGGCTGGCGTAATTGGAAGTTTGTGTTAATCCAGTTTCTTTAGCAGAGTTTAGTATGATTCAAGTTCATTCAGCATTAGATACATTATTCATAGACAGTGAGTCATAATTTAATCCGTGCTTAAGGGAATCCAGCAATGACTCACGTAGTTTAGTTTTAATAGCATGAAATTGAGTTTTAATTTGGATTTCCGGGTTTATACAACTATATACGTTTTGGATTCAAAAGCACTAGATACATCTCCTATCTGAAATAATACACGCCGCATGTGCATGTTGAAAGGCCATCCCGTCCCCACCcttttataaataaaattaatGTTCGCATTCACCATATATGTGCACTGTTAAATGAATTGAATGGCCTGAGTGTCCAGTGATTGAGGACTAGCGTGCAATTTGAATCAAAAAGGCTTATTTGGGCATAAAACCCTGGCAGGTTTCGAAATTTAAACCATGGTCATGTTTCTGGGTTCACTATGGGCTCAAACCGTCCAGCCCCCTTATGAACACAATATGAGCTGTCTGGAACGAGTTGCTAAaggatatatttttatttatttagttattGGGCCCGGTTAATCTGAAATGGATTTATAAGGTTTTGGTTCTTTCAAGTAGGCTAAATAATTAGggtttcttcttttattgttagagacaaataaaaaatataaaaattgtaGTTTTCTATTAGTttgacttttaaaaaaaaatgataatgagacgagcctcgccaaataaaaaatgcaaattgcggggccctcaataattggtcataataaaatacttagaatttgggatgagtcgtttagcgaatttcacggctttcctcaaagataataacgcgctagactctttaggcgtgattttaattaaattacatacttaaattcgggtgcgcatttatgtgacccaaatccaaatctcaacgaaatcggaatgtattaacaaccacaggtgcattgattgtgacgtggttcgagatgcattttcacgacgttgcaattctattaaaaaaatgcattttaaacttaataaaagaacacaagtcataacatgtataaaaatcagatatttagccattacaacaatttaagcgaccgtgctagaaccacgggattcgggggtgcctaacaccttccctcgggtcaacagaattccttacttagaatttctggttcgcagactttatttggaaagtcgaatattttcctcgaattgggattcaagataaaccggtgacttgggacaccaaaagccaaacctttcccaagtggcgactctgaattaaataaataatcccatttcgtatattgtcacttaaattggaaaaactccctcacgcatttatccttcggggtaggcgcgcaaaaaggaggtgtgacaataggtCTTTCATAAGTTTTTGAACTAGCTGACTTAGTTCTAGCTGGTTCTTTCCTAGTTGACTTGTAGTTCACCTGGTCCGACCAAATGGTTGACTTGGTTCTGGTTGGTTCCTTTCCAGTCGACTTGTAAGTCGTCTGGTTTAACCTAACAGAACTATGACTGGTGGATTTGCGCAAGCTGTTGAGCTGCATTTGTAGACCCTCAAACTCTTCCTGAAGTACTTCCTTTTCAATTTCACATACTTCATGTTTGAGTTTCCAGTCTTTAACCTCCCTAGTGAGTCTCTTAAGctcattcatcattttttgagaCTCTTTCAAGGTTGAATCAAGAATATCCTGCAATTCATTACATCTTTCACAGTCATAAGATCTTACCTCACTAGTTTCACCTCGTTCCATGAAACAATTTTCATTATCGTCATCTGAATCGTCTTCATCTGTCCAGCATCCTGAagttttgtttatttcatttttcataaTTGTCATGAAGCAAAGATTTGCTATTTCTTCGTGGTTAAAGTCATCCTCATCACTCCAACTTCCGAAGGATTTGTTCTTGTTGAAGCCTCTAGAGATCTTCCTTTTCAGTTTTGGGCATTCAGCTTGAATATCCCAAATTTTCCACATTCATAGCATTTTCCATCGTTCTTGTCTTGTTCGTTCTATTGTCTGGATCGTTTTGGTAGGtatcttcctttctttgtatttATGTATCTTCTCATCAGACCATCCATATTTATAGACATCATAGCAATCTCTTATTGTAGAGCTTCAGGATCATCAATTTCATTTTCAGCCATTTCAGTAGAGGTTTTGAACgcaactattttctttttctcttcttgatTTATCTTTTTCAGATGCGTTCTTTCAAAAGCAATGAGTTCTCCTCGTAGTTCATCATAGGACAATTTGTTTAGGTCTTGAGATTCCAGTGTGACTACTTTGGTCTGCCAAGTGGTTGGCAGACTTCTGAGAATTTTTCTTACTTGATCACCACTGGTGTAGGGTTTGCCAAATGCCTTTAAGTCgctaattattttgctaaacctgACAAACATCTCTTCAATGGATTCTCCTTCTTTCATTGAGAAGAGTTCATAATCATGAACTAGCATGTTGATGTGTGTTTCCTTTACTTTGGTGGTTCCCTCATAGGTAACCTCAAGTTTGTCCCACATATCTTTGGCTGTCACAACTCGATATTTTCTCGTATTCTTCACCACTTATAGCATTATGAAGAAGGTTTCTTGCCTTGTTATTCATTTGTACCGCTTCCAGTTTCTCTTTTGAGTATGAATCTATATCATCAGGATTAGCAAGTGGTGGAGTGCTAGCCAGTAGCGGATAGTTTCCCTTTTTGATGACTCTCCAGACTTTGACATCTTAAGTTTTAGCAAAGATTTCCATTCGTACTTTCCAGTGAGAGAAATATTGTCCATTGAAGTATGGTGGtctaacttgtgaagttccttccTGAAAAAGAGCTCCTATGATAACCTGATTTGCCATTATCTTTTCTTACAAGTTGTTAAGCAAAATTAAAATGTGAgccaggctctgataccaattgaaagtacaaggggGGGGGTGAATTGTAACTCTTTTAAAAGTAATTGCTTATTAGTTGACTTATTACTTGAGTAGTCGACTAGATATGATAAATTGACAGATATAATAGCAGGAAGTAAATTGCAGAAAGTAATTGCAGGAATTAAGGACACCAGGATTTTTATACTGGTttggattcaatgtgaatcctagtccagtccccttTGGTTGCAAGGGAGTTCTGTTTAGTAGATGAGTTTCTTCCGAGTATAGTTGTAGTGAATTTCACTCAGTTTCTCTAGCACTCgtttttgatacaatgcctcaccagtgttATGCTCTCTTTCTTTCCCTGACTTGTTACACAGCAGATCCTAGTGAACTACAATGCTTGTTTGCAGTAGAATAAAGAGAGTTATTTTGGTTTGATCAAAGTATAAACACTAGGGTTTACAACGAGGTATAAATACTTTGATGGATGGTAGAGgcttgacaacccaagagatttgatccctGGAAAGAactgattctttccaagaataaggaaTGAGTTGTTGCTTCTCTTGATTGCTTTCCTTCAGCAAAGATACGAATGAAGATTGCTCCTTGATTGTTGGTTCTTCCAAATGCGTTCGCATACCAAATCTCCTCGTATCCTTCAATCTTCCATGATTCTGCCCTTGATTTGTGCCTTTACTCAAGGCTTATTTGATTCTTTCCCACTCAGCTAATCGTTGTTATTGCTGATTGATTTGTTGATTAGATTCCGCCCAGATTTGCGAGACCTTTCCAGATTTGCCGATTGTATGCTAATTGATTTCTTTCTCTATAAATCATGAACCACTCCAGCAGTCTTCTTTACTTCTTGTAATTGATTTCCTGCACAtgtatattatttgcatcattaaaacaAGATCTAACACCTTTATGGTCTTGAAATAATCTAATGTTTGCATATTTTGTTCTTTTAAATAATTAGTTATGTTGGTCTACTGCTATGTATCATGTTTTTCTTCATAAGTTATGAACCTGGTTATCTGTCAGTTTACTAAAGATTGTATCAACATTATTTGTTTCTTCCCCTAGATGATAGGTAATACAGGATCTAAACAAGCTGGGCAAACTAGTGGTAAAGGAGAAAAATTCCGTAAAAGGAAGACACACACAATAGAGCCTCAAGCAGCTCAAATGCCTTGCGTAATCCCATCACAATCCCTCCTATCTCAAACTAGTCTACTTCATGTACATGAGACTTTCTTGCCTCAACCTACTCCTGAAGTCAATCTGCCTCAACCTAGTATTGGAGCCAATCGACCCCAACCTTATAACACTGGGTCTCAGCCTCAATCTAATCAGTCGCAACCTATAAATATAGTCACTCAACCGCATATGTCTTCACCAACCAATATGACTCCAGCCACCTCGTGCAGTGCCGTAGGCGATGGCAAAGATAGTGGCAATGATGATGATCGAATGTGGATTGTACCTGAAGAAGATGGGTAAGTATATTATTTAGCACACATGCTTTGGTTCTTTGATGCTCTAATATGGTGTAATATGTTATTAATACTGACTTTTGTTTTGTATGATTGCTTGTAGACCATAGTGAAAGTGCAACTTAGTTCAAATTGTAATGTTTGCATGTGATTTCTTTGACTATGATACTGATACTTTCATTTAACAataacaaacccagtgtaatctcaAAATTGGGGTTTGGGAGGGTAGTTTGTGCGCAGCCTTtcccctaccttgtgaaggtagagaggttgtttccgatataCCCTCGAAAATCCGACATGCATATTTTGTTTATGTCCTATGAACAACCTGTCAATCTAatcccgatccataaatataaaatcaatgtATTAGTTCCAATAGTTAAAAATTGCCCAGATGCATATTCCAAGTGCACATTTTTATCGCATTCAAAAACTAAGCAATTCTTCCATCCTAAGGTTACATTTGATCATATTAGTGATGTCACAAAGAATTTGTTGCTTTTCAGAAAGAACATTTTTTGTTCTAAACCTCATGAATTAATGAGTAACATTTTGTGCTTGGACATTAAGAAATaaattaaagatttttttttgttgtaaatAGTTGTTATTGTTCTCAGTGGAGAGTAGTGAAAATTTTGTAGTTCTTGCTGAGGTAAC encodes the following:
- the LOC138871452 gene encoding uncharacterized protein, which produces MWDKLEVTYEGTTKVKETHINMLVHDYELFSMKEGESIEEMFVRFSKIISDLKAFGKPYTSGDQVRKILRSLPTTWQTKVVTLESQDLNKLSYDELRGELIAFERTHLKKINQEEKKKIVAFKTSTEMAENEIDDPEALQ